DNA from Stigmatella erecta:
CTTCGGCGAGCGCGAGAAGGTCTGGACCAAGCCCCCCCCGGCCGAGGCCGCGCCCGCCCCCCGGGTGCGCCGCCGGACCCTGCCCGACTGGTCGCTGGAGGGCGAAATCAAGGAAGCCACCGTTCCGCGGCTCCTCAACGCCTATTACGAGGCGCGTCACAACGGCGAGCTCAAGCTCAAGCAGGGCCAGGTGCTCAAGGTCGTCTACTTCGAGGGAGGCCGCCCGGTGTACGCCGCCTCCAACCTGGCCCACGAGCGCTTCGGCCGCTTCAGCCTGCGCCGGGGCGTGGTGACGCCCGAGGGGCTCCAGGCCGTGGCGGCGCTCGCCAAGGAGAACGTGCGCACCGGCGAGGCCCTGATTCGCCTGGGCTTCCTCGACGCCGAGCGTCACCGCCAGCTCGTCGAGGAGCAGGTGAAGGAGATCCTCTGGTCCACCTTCGGCTGGACGGAGGGCAACTACGGCTTCAGCCCCATGCGCCTGCAGCGCTCGGGGCGAGTGAAGCTGTCCATCTTCCCGGGGGACCTGCTGCTGGAGGGGGTACTGAAGATGGAGACGCTGGTGACGCTACGGCAGAAGATGGCCGCCCCGCGCCGGCTCTTCCCCACGGCCAACCCGCCCTACGCGCTGCACGAGCTGCGGCTCTCGGGCCCCCAGGCGATGCTGCTGGCGTACTCGGATGGCAGCAAGACGGTGGACGACCTGCTCACGCTCACGGACCTGTCCGAGCGCGAGACGCTCGCCACGCTGCGCGGCCTGGAGCTGATGGGGATTCTCGAAGAGCGGCGCGAGGAGCCCAGCCGGCGCCGCATCACCTTCGGACTCTGAGCCCTGCCCGAGGGGGGGCTCAGCCCTCCCGGCGGCGGCGGCGCAGGACGAGCACCCCGGCGGCCAGCCCCAGCGCGGCGATGCCGGGGCCCGTTCCCTCACAGCCAAAGCCCGAGGCCTCGGCGTCCTCTTCCGGTTCGAGGGAGATGGGAATGTCCCTCAGGGAGGAGCCCCCCGAGAACGCCATCTGCCCGAGCAGGTGGGGGCGGACCACGTAGGTGAGCGTCCGGGTGGCGCCCCCCTCCAGCGCCAGGCCGTTCACCGTCAGCGTGCCCTCCTCCCACACCGCCTCCACCGGCGCACCGTCGAGCCGGGCGCTGCCCTCCACGTAGTCGAGCCCCTCCAGCCGCTCCTCGTGCTTCACCTCGCTCACGCCGCAGGCGGTGGTGTTGCGCAACGCCACGGCCACGCCGAAGAGGCTCGTCTCGGAGCCGGAGCGGCTCTCGCTCACGCGGTGTACCTCCACGAAGGGGGCCGCGGCGATGGTCACCTTCTGGCGGCGCGTCTGGCCTCCCGGGGTGTCCGCCCGGACGTTCAGCTCCACCTCGCTGCCAATGAGCGCGCCGAACTCCCCCTCCTGGATGGACGCGCTGACTTCCTGCCCCCGGAGCACCGGCTGGCTGAGCGCGGGCCCGGACGCCTGCGACCAGAGGACCTCCGCCTGGGCGCAGGGGCCCTCAGGCAGGGGCTGCCGCAGGATGCCTTGCGCCCCCTGTCCACAGGAGGCGACGAGCTGCGACTCCCCGAGCGGCCCCAGGTGGACCTCGAGCGGCGGCACCTGCACCAGCCTGGGCTCCGCCGCCGTGGCCTCCTCCTCGCCCGGCCCCAGCACGCCACCGGCCCCCCACTCGTTGACGTTCTTCGACAGGGTGCCCGTCACCCGGTAGAGGCCGCCCTCGCAGTTGTCCGCGAGGCCAAACCGCCACGGGCCGGGGATCTGGAAGGTCTGCTCCTCCACCAGGGCCTCGTCCGACACCCGCGTCAGGCGGAGCTTCGCCTCCACCCCGCCGCGCTCCTCCAGGCAGTTGAGGCGCGTCACCGTCGCGCCTCCCTCCACAGAGGAGGGCGTGGCGCTGGGCTCCTCCAGGCCCAGCCGGCCGGTCACCAAGGGCGTCCACTGGGGATCGATCGTCACCGTGCAGGTGGAGCTCTCTCCATCGAGGCCCGAGCCATCCACGGCGCGGTTCATCGCGGAGAGCCGCACCTGGGTGCCCACGCACGCCGCGGCCCGGAACTTGAGTTGCCCGGCGGTGGCGGGCCACTGGGTGACGGGCTGGTTTTTCTCGTCGAGCACCTGAAGCCCCCGCCGGGGCAAGGTGCCTTCCAGGATCGACCAGTGCGTCGTGACCGACTCCATCAGACATTCACGCCGCTGGTCGGGCGCCACCGTCCCGGTCTGCAGCGGTTGAAAGGTGAAGTGCTTCTCCCCGGAAGGAAACGCTGGCAGCGGCTTGCCCCAGGGCAACACCTGCACCAGGAACGGCGTCTTGTCGGACTCGAGCCCGGCGTCGTCCTTCACGCTCACCGTATAGAGGTAGCTCGTGCCCCAACCCGTGCACGGATCGGGTTGGGGAGCCACATACTGGAAGAGGGCCCCCCGCACCCCGTTCTTGACGAGCAGCGGCGCCTTGTCCGTCACGGCCGTCCACGTGTAGTCCTTGAGGGGGCACGCCGGCGTCCCGGTCTCCCTCACCGCGATGTTCACCCGCTGGGCCGGATCAGGCAGCACGCGGATCGTCGAGGTGTCCAGCTCCAGCGCGGGCTTCGCGGGCCTTTGCGTGTGGAGCACCGTGGCCTGGAGCTGCCTCCGGGTGATGTTCGATTCCTTGTCCGTGGCGACGAGGGTCACCGTGTACGTGGTGTCCTGGCACACGGCGCCCGAGGTGAGATGAAGCCGCCAGTCGCCGGGCGCTCCTCCCGGATGGGTGGCCGCCACCAGCGCCGGGGCCCCCATCTCCGAAGAGACCTCCGCATGCACTTCGACATCGCCCTCGTCCTGCACCGTGAAGGGGAACGTCCGGGCGGTGTCCGTCCGCTCGGGGACGAAGAGGTCCGGCTCCGTGATGACGATGGTCGGCGGCGCCGCCTGCGCCCCGGGCGCGCGTCCCAGCAGTCCGGCGAGGACCCCGAGCCCCTG
Protein-coding regions in this window:
- a CDS encoding response regulator, producing the protein MARLLIIEDNPELASLMVAAAQSRGHHAQAVHTGEAALALLRPRAFDAAVVDLLLPDIRGSEVLTALVPNDIPAIAISGVFKGDRFAQEAVHVHGARAFFEKPFELDALLDALEQKCGLPSVALPPPPPPEAHEAEEAVLDLMDLLVPEDEVEELPALAETPPPLPSRPREITSLPQPDEAVEPSASALPEAPPEPEIFLPFGEREKVWTKPPPAEAAPAPRVRRRTLPDWSLEGEIKEATVPRLLNAYYEARHNGELKLKQGQVLKVVYFEGGRPVYAASNLAHERFGRFSLRRGVVTPEGLQAVAALAKENVRTGEALIRLGFLDAERHRQLVEEQVKEILWSTFGWTEGNYGFSPMRLQRSGRVKLSIFPGDLLLEGVLKMETLVTLRQKMAAPRRLFPTANPPYALHELRLSGPQAMLLAYSDGSKTVDDLLTLTDLSERETLATLRGLELMGILEERREEPSRRRITFGL